In the genome of Bacteroides mediterraneensis, the window AGTGTGAGTGGTGGTACACGGTTCGTGAAGTATTATGCTGCCATTGACTACCAGCATGAAGGTGACTTGTTCAAGGAATATGATAACGGTCGCGGTTATCAGACAACGTATGGATATAACCGTGTGAACATGCGTAGTAACCTTGACTTCCAGCTGACTAAGACTACCTTATTAAAAACCAATCTTTCCGGTTCTCATGGCGTGAAGCAAGGACCTCGTACGGATTATGAATATAACATCTGGGGAAGTGCCTATACAACTCCTCCTAATGTATTTTATCCCCGTTATGAAGATGGAACTTGGGGATATGACCCGATTAACAATGCCAATAACTCTGTAGCCGGACTGGCTTTGGCTGGGCAGAATACACGTACTACCACCCGTCTGACAACAGACTTCACACTGGAGCAGAAACTGGATTTCATCGTAAAAGGTTTGAGTGCCAAGGCTTCTATCTCCTGGGATAACGTTTTCTATGAACAGAACCGTGGTGTAAGTTCAACAGATCAGGCTTTGTATAAATATATTAATCCGGAAACAGGAGCTGTCAGCTATAACCCCAGTCAGGGTAGTCATAATTTTGATTTCCATGAACAAATCAACTGGGTAGCTGAAGGAGGTGCCATCGATGATAATGCTACGGAACGCCATCTCTATTATTCAGCTCAGATTGATTATAATAATACATTTGGTAAACACACGGTAGGTGCCATGGGATTGTTCAGCCGCCAGGAACGTGCGAGAGGTAGTATTGTTCCGAACTATCGCGAAGACTGGGCTTTCCGTGTGACTTATAACTATGCCAACAAGTACTTCTTGGAATATAATGGTGCGTATAATGGTTCTGATAAGTTCAGTGCTGATAACCGTTTCGTATTCTTCAACTCTGGTGCTATTGGTTGGATGATTAGTGAAGAAAAATTCATGAAGAAAATCAAGTTCCTTGATATGTTGAAGCTGAGAGCTTCTTACGGTGAAATCGGTAATGACGTAATCGGTAGCGAATGGGATACTACTCGCCGCTGGTTGTATATGGATCAGTGGGAAACTGGAGGCAATATTGCGACCGGTTTGTATAATGTGGCCAGCCCTTACACTTTCTATCGCCAGAAAACGGTAGGTAATACGGATATTCACTGGGAAGTGGTTCGTAAGTTCAATTTTGGTATCGATTATTCATTCTTGGGAGGTTTGTTTGCCGGTAATGTGGAAATCTTTAGAGACAGACGTTCCGACATTCTTATCAGCGGTTCCGATCGTGCCATGCCTTCTTACTTCGGCGGTATTGTCAGTGCACCTTGGGTAAACTTGGGTAAGGTTAAGAATCGCGGTTATGAGTTGGAACTTCGTTTCAACAAGACTTTGAGAAACAGCTTGCATTTGTGGGCCAACATGAACATGACGCATGCGGTCAATGAGGTGATTGAAGCTGACGATCCTGAACTGCTTCCTGATTATCAGAAAGATGCAGGAAAGGCCATCGGCCAGACCCATACTTATGTAGACCATGGTTACACACAGACTATGGATGACGTATATGGAAGTACGGCTTTTGAATCAAACGATGACCAGAAATTGCCTGGTACTTACTATATTCTCGATTACAACGGTGATGGTGTGATTAACTCTTACGACCAGATTCCTTATGGATATTCAGGTAGTCCTCAGAACACATACAGTGCTTCTCTCGGATTCGATTATAAGGGATGGAGTTTCTTCATCCAGTTCTACGGAGTGAATAATGTAACCCGTCAGGTAGTGTTCTCTACATTCGGTCAGAAACAGTTGATTGCCTACGATGAAGGTTCACGTTGGAGTAAGTATAACGCAAATCCGGATGTGCCGATGCCTCGTTTTGGCTCTACCACCAATAGTTATTATGATGCCGCCCGTTACTTCTATGACGGTTCATATATTCGTTTGAAGAATGTTGAGTTGTCTTATACCTTTACTAGCGGCTGGATTAAGAGTTTGGGACTTTCTAATTTGAAACTATATGTTAATGGTAATAACCTTTGGGTATGGACTCGTATGCCTGATGACCGTGAATCAAACTTTGCAGGTACCGGTTGGGCTTCACAAGGTGCTTATCCTACGGTGAAACGTATTAACTTCGGTTTAAAATTCACATTATAAAATGATAAGTCAAATGAAAAGAAAATATATACGTACATTATTCTATGGCGGACTTCTTTCACTGTGCTGCGTAGGAATGAGCTCTTGTGAGGATTATCTTGACAAGGCCCCCGAAAGTAGTGTGAATCCAGAGGACGCATTCAAGAATTTCCGAAATTTCCAGGGATTCACGGAGGAATTGTATTATTGTATTCCTGATTTCGCCCATGGTTATTGGAACAACTCATTCAACTGGGGAGAAGATGAACTTATCTCCTTTAGTATTGATTATCACATGGGATATAAGATTGACATGGGAGACTTCTGGGGATGGCAGTCAAGCTATGATGGCTGGCAGTGTGGCTGGATGGACCGCAGCAATACGGTAGCTAATTCTACCGACCGTTTCCAGAAATCCTTGTGGCCTTTGGCATGGTATGGAATTCGTAAATGCAATCTGGGCATTGAAAATATAGATAAAATGGTGGAAGGTACGGAGGAACAGCGTGACCTGATTTTGGGACAGCTTTATTTCTTCCGCGGATGGTTCCATTTTGAACTGATGCAATATTTTGGCGGTTTGCCTTATATTGATTCAGTGCCTTCTTCTACCGAACCGCTGCGCAATCCGCGTTTGAGTTATCAGGAATGTGCCGATCGGGCTGCGGAAGATTTTCGTCGTGCGGCAGACTTGTTACCTATAAACTGGGATGATACCACTACAGGTAAAGCCACGTTCGGAAATAACCAGCAGCGCATCAATAAGATTATGGCTTTGGGTTATTTGGGTAAGAATTATTTGTGGGCCGGCAGTCCGCTGATGAATTATGAATCTCAGGGCAGTAAAACGTACAATGCGGATTATTGCAAGAAAGCGGCAGATGCATTTGCTGAATTGTTGACTTTGGTTGAAGGTGGTCAGACTCAATATGCTTTGGTTGATTTTGAACATTATACGGATATTTTCTATTCATTTAAACAGAATAGCAAGAATCCGGGTTCTACTGAGGCTATTTTCCAGACACCCATGTATGACTGGTGGATGGGTTCCGGATGGTGTCTGGGTCCACAATATGTTCCTTCTATCCTGGCCAACGAAACCAATGGGGTCGTATTTTCACCCACAGCCAACTATGTGAACTATTACGGTATGGCCAATGGACTTCCGTTGAATGACTCGGATTCTGGTTTTGATAAAGAGCATCCTTGGAAAGGCCGTGACCCACGTTTCTATGCTGACATTACTTATGATGGCTTGCAGGTCATTGAGAATACGGCCAAGTTCAGCGCAGACCAGCGTGAAAAGCAGATTCAGTATGCCAATCTTTATACAGGCGGTAATTATCGTGACGTCAAGAATGAAAGTCGTACGGGATATTTGTTGCACAAGTTCACTCCGCTTGTAGTGAATGGTTTTGACGAAGGTCTGCGTGATTACGGTGATGCCTTGACCATTCAGGTAAGTTGGATGCGTTTGTCCGATATATATCTGATGTATGCCGAATCTGTTGCGAATGGATATGGAAGTCCGACATCCAAGGCTGGACAGTGCCAGTTGACCGCACTTGATGCAGTGAATAAAATCCGTGAACGTGCAGGGGTAGATGATATGGCAAGTAAATATGCCGGCACTTTAAGTGGGTTCATGAGTGAGCTGCGACGTGAGCGTGCCGTAGAATTGGCATACGAAGGACATCGTTTCAATGACTTGCGCCGCTGGTTGCTGTTGACAGAGTATCCTTATACTATCAAGACTTCACAGGAATTTGACCGCGTGGAATTGAACAAGGAAGATCCTACTCAGAGCCGTGTCGCCAATTTCAGAGAAGAAGTTATTGTAACCCGTAATTTCTCTGAGAAACATTACTGGTTACCTTTAAAGGTTTCAGATGTGAATATCTACCCGGAATTTACTCAGAATCCCGGTTGGTAATGTTCTTGAGAATTTTGAATGCTATAATTAAAAAGGAATTAAAATGAAAAACATACGAATAAAGTCTGTTTTATGTATAGCACTTGCAACTCCTTCATTGTATGTCGGTGCTCAGAATTTGCCGTCAGATTTGCGGGGTGCCGGTTCTGATTCACTGTCGGTTGCTGAAGAGGAGTTAGTACAAGTAGCATATAGAAAGGTCAATAAGAACGATCTTTTAGGAGGAGTTTCTTCTGTGAACGTAGAAGAACTCATGAAGAAGGATTATTTTACCTACAGTCTGGATGGCATGGAAAACATGGTCAGCGGCTGGAATGGAAGTAGCTTATGGGGAATGGATTCCTATTTGGTGTTGGTGGATGGAGTGCCACGCGATGCAAATAACGTGATGCCTTCCGAAATCAAGGATATCACTTTCATGAAAGGTGCTTCGGCTGTTGTTCTTTATGGTAGTCGTGCGGCTAAGGGAGTCATATACATTACGACCAAACGTGGACAAATTGGTGATACTCGCATTGACGTACGCGGTAATACGGGTTTCTTCGTGCCGAAAAGCTATCCGAAGTATCTGGGATCGGCCGAATACATGACTCTTTATAATGAAGCTCGTGTGAATGATGGTATGGACCCATTGTACAGTGAGGCGGACATTTATAATTATGGTTCTGGAAGCAATCCTTATCGTTATCCGGATGTGAATCTTTATTCAGACGATTATCTGAAGAAAGCTTACAACCAGTCGGATGTGACGGCTGAAATCTCAGGAGGTTCCGAAAGAGCACGTTTTTATACCAATATCAATTTGTATAATACGGGGTCTCTGTTGAAAGTCGGCAATGCGAAAGATGACCGTACTACCCGCTTTAGTGTACGAGGTAATATTGATGTCAATCTAGGACAGTATGTAAAAACCTATGTGAATGCCAATGCTACTTTCTATGATGGACGTAGTGCACGAGGCGATTTCTGGGGAGCAGCTGCTTCGTTGAGACCGAACCGTATTTCTCCGCTGATTCCAGTCGATTATATTATGCAGAATAATACGGATGCTTGGAATCTGGTGAATAACAGCCGTTACCTGATTGACGGAAAATATTTGCTGGGAGGTACGCAGGTGGATCAGACCAATGAAATTGCAAACCTTTATGCGGCAGGTGTCAATACTTATACAAGCCGTCAGTATCAGTTTGATATGGGAGTGGATGTAGACCTTTCCATGCTTTTGAAGGGACTTTCATTCCAGACACGTTTTGCCATTGATTATTCCACAACTTACAATCGTTATTACAGTGATACTTATGCCACTTTCGAACCTCAGTGGTCTAATGTCAATGGTGAGGATTTGATTGTTGGCTTGACGAAATATGGCGACGATGTGCACGATGGAATCCAGCATATTGCCGATAGCTGGAACCGTCAGACGATGGCTTTTTCTGCCCAGCTGAACTATAATAACAAATTTGCAGACGACCATACAGTTTCTGCCATGTTGGTTGCTGCGGGTTATCAGCAGGGAGAAAGCGCAGTCTACCATAAAACAAGTAATGTGAACTTAGGTTTGCAGGTAGATTATGATTATCTGAGCAAATATTATCTGAGTTTTGGAGGGGCTTTGATTCATTCAGCCCGTCTTCCGGAAAACAATCGTAACGCGTTCTCACCATCTCTTACTTTGGGTTGGCGCTTGAGTAAGGAAAACTTCCTTGCGGATTCTTCCGTATTGGATGATTTGATGCTGAGTGTGTCAGGTTCTGTATTGAACACTGATTTAGGCATTGACGATTATTATATGTATGAGAGTACTTATGACCAGGCTAATGGTGCTTGGTGGGGGTGGGCCGATGGTAACCAAAGTCATGCCACTGAATCTAGACGTGGTAACAATCCGGACCTTTCTTTCATCAAACGTAAAGAAATCAGCGTGGGATTGCGTGGCTCATTATGGAATAAGCTGCTGACATTCGATGCTTCCTTCTTCAAGAACAGCCTCGAAGGGATGTTGGTACAGCCTTCCAATAGTTTCCCGAACTATTTCGTATCCTATTGGCCGGAAAGTTCATTGCTTCCTTATTTGAATTACAACAACAGCACTCGTACCGGCTTTGATGTAGCCTTGAACTTCAATAAGAAAATGGGTGAGGTCGATTTTAATCTGGGTGTAAATGCGACTTATTATACCAATGAGAATACGAAGGTAGACGAATTGTATGAAGATCAATATCGTTACCGTAAGGGTAAACCTACTGATGGCATGTGGGGATTGCAGGCCGAAGGTTTCTATAATAGTGAGGAAGAAATCCAGAATTCAGGAATTACCTCTTCTTTCGGCGAATTGAAACCGGGTGATTTGAAGTATGTCGATCAGAACGGTGATAAGATTATCGATGAAAAGGATGAGGTTTATTTGGGCGAACGTTATGGCTGGCAGGGTACTCCGCTGACAGTGGGTTTAAATTTGACCTTGAAATGGAAGAACTTTACTTTGTTTGCACTTGGTACGGGTTACTGGGGTGCATCGGCTTTCATGAGCAGTGACTATTATTGGGTATTTGGCGATAAAAAATATTCGGAAGTTGTTCGGGGCCGTTGGACGCCTGAAACGGCTGAAACGGCTACTTATCCGCGCTTGACTACCCAGACCGATAACCATAATTATCGTAATTCAGACTTCTGGATGTATAAGACCGATCGTTTCAATTTGTCTCGTTTGCAGTTGACTTACGACTTGCCGCAGCAGTGGTTAGGCAATTCATTTGTACGTAGTTTTTCTGTATATGCGTATGCGAGCAATTTGTTGACAATCTCAAAAGAGCGTGAAAAGTTGGAACTGAATACAGGAGCGGCTCCTCAGACCCGTTTCTACAACATCGGTTTCAAGATAGGTTTCTAAATTGATATAATTAAAGTAGATTCTTATGAAAAAAATATTGACAGTTTGTGTCGCGGCTTTTTTGCTGGTGGGATGCGATGATTTGTTTACACCGGCCATAGAGAATAATAAGCAGCTTTCGGATGGGCTTAATGATCCTTTGTATGCAGAAGGAGTTTTGGCCAATGCTTATACCCGCAATCCATATAACTCACAGTCATTTAATGATGTGGCAACCGATGATGCGGTAACTAACCAGACCAGTAACACCTATCTGAAGATGG includes:
- a CDS encoding SusC/RagA family TonB-linked outer membrane protein, whose amino-acid sequence is MKNIRIKSVLCIALATPSLYVGAQNLPSDLRGAGSDSLSVAEEELVQVAYRKVNKNDLLGGVSSVNVEELMKKDYFTYSLDGMENMVSGWNGSSLWGMDSYLVLVDGVPRDANNVMPSEIKDITFMKGASAVVLYGSRAAKGVIYITTKRGQIGDTRIDVRGNTGFFVPKSYPKYLGSAEYMTLYNEARVNDGMDPLYSEADIYNYGSGSNPYRYPDVNLYSDDYLKKAYNQSDVTAEISGGSERARFYTNINLYNTGSLLKVGNAKDDRTTRFSVRGNIDVNLGQYVKTYVNANATFYDGRSARGDFWGAAASLRPNRISPLIPVDYIMQNNTDAWNLVNNSRYLIDGKYLLGGTQVDQTNEIANLYAAGVNTYTSRQYQFDMGVDVDLSMLLKGLSFQTRFAIDYSTTYNRYYSDTYATFEPQWSNVNGEDLIVGLTKYGDDVHDGIQHIADSWNRQTMAFSAQLNYNNKFADDHTVSAMLVAAGYQQGESAVYHKTSNVNLGLQVDYDYLSKYYLSFGGALIHSARLPENNRNAFSPSLTLGWRLSKENFLADSSVLDDLMLSVSGSVLNTDLGIDDYYMYESTYDQANGAWWGWADGNQSHATESRRGNNPDLSFIKRKEISVGLRGSLWNKLLTFDASFFKNSLEGMLVQPSNSFPNYFVSYWPESSLLPYLNYNNSTRTGFDVALNFNKKMGEVDFNLGVNATYYTNENTKVDELYEDQYRYRKGKPTDGMWGLQAEGFYNSEEEIQNSGITSSFGELKPGDLKYVDQNGDKIIDEKDEVYLGERYGWQGTPLTVGLNLTLKWKNFTLFALGTGYWGASAFMSSDYYWVFGDKKYSEVVRGRWTPETAETATYPRLTTQTDNHNYRNSDFWMYKTDRFNLSRLQLTYDLPQQWLGNSFVRSFSVYAYASNLLTISKEREKLELNTGAAPQTRFYNIGFKIGF
- a CDS encoding RagB/SusD family nutrient uptake outer membrane protein, with product MKRKYIRTLFYGGLLSLCCVGMSSCEDYLDKAPESSVNPEDAFKNFRNFQGFTEELYYCIPDFAHGYWNNSFNWGEDELISFSIDYHMGYKIDMGDFWGWQSSYDGWQCGWMDRSNTVANSTDRFQKSLWPLAWYGIRKCNLGIENIDKMVEGTEEQRDLILGQLYFFRGWFHFELMQYFGGLPYIDSVPSSTEPLRNPRLSYQECADRAAEDFRRAADLLPINWDDTTTGKATFGNNQQRINKIMALGYLGKNYLWAGSPLMNYESQGSKTYNADYCKKAADAFAELLTLVEGGQTQYALVDFEHYTDIFYSFKQNSKNPGSTEAIFQTPMYDWWMGSGWCLGPQYVPSILANETNGVVFSPTANYVNYYGMANGLPLNDSDSGFDKEHPWKGRDPRFYADITYDGLQVIENTAKFSADQREKQIQYANLYTGGNYRDVKNESRTGYLLHKFTPLVVNGFDEGLRDYGDALTIQVSWMRLSDIYLMYAESVANGYGSPTSKAGQCQLTALDAVNKIRERAGVDDMASKYAGTLSGFMSELRRERAVELAYEGHRFNDLRRWLLLTEYPYTIKTSQEFDRVELNKEDPTQSRVANFREEVIVTRNFSEKHYWLPLKVSDVNIYPEFTQNPGW
- a CDS encoding TonB-dependent receptor produces the protein MRSHIFFLLFLFCSVSLMAQNGILVKGKVLDANNEPLIGAAIVLKGNTNVGTVADLDGNFSLQVPSRNSVLTVSYLGMTPQDVKVNGKTMIVVVLREDSEVLDEVVVVGYGQQKKASVVGAITQTSSKVLERAGGVSDLGSALTGNLPGVITTASTGMPGEEDPQIVIRGASSWNNSSPLILVDGIERPMSGIDVNSVESISVLKDASATAVYGVKGANGVILITTKRGKEGKATINVGGSMALKMPSKLPNKLDSYDAFQLRNDAVEYELGLTPDSWMYMMSQEQMNKYRNPANQAEAERYPNIDWADWMFKDYAFSENANVSVSGGTRFVKYYAAIDYQHEGDLFKEYDNGRGYQTTYGYNRVNMRSNLDFQLTKTTLLKTNLSGSHGVKQGPRTDYEYNIWGSAYTTPPNVFYPRYEDGTWGYDPINNANNSVAGLALAGQNTRTTTRLTTDFTLEQKLDFIVKGLSAKASISWDNVFYEQNRGVSSTDQALYKYINPETGAVSYNPSQGSHNFDFHEQINWVAEGGAIDDNATERHLYYSAQIDYNNTFGKHTVGAMGLFSRQERARGSIVPNYREDWAFRVTYNYANKYFLEYNGAYNGSDKFSADNRFVFFNSGAIGWMISEEKFMKKIKFLDMLKLRASYGEIGNDVIGSEWDTTRRWLYMDQWETGGNIATGLYNVASPYTFYRQKTVGNTDIHWEVVRKFNFGIDYSFLGGLFAGNVEIFRDRRSDILISGSDRAMPSYFGGIVSAPWVNLGKVKNRGYELELRFNKTLRNSLHLWANMNMTHAVNEVIEADDPELLPDYQKDAGKAIGQTHTYVDHGYTQTMDDVYGSTAFESNDDQKLPGTYYILDYNGDGVINSYDQIPYGYSGSPQNTYSASLGFDYKGWSFFIQFYGVNNVTRQVVFSTFGQKQLIAYDEGSRWSKYNANPDVPMPRFGSTTNSYYDAARYFYDGSYIRLKNVELSYTFTSGWIKSLGLSNLKLYVNGNNLWVWTRMPDDRESNFAGTGWASQGAYPTVKRINFGLKFTL